One part of the Leptotrichia sp. oral taxon 215 str. W9775 genome encodes these proteins:
- a CDS encoding ABC transporter ATP-binding protein: MKNNEYFKMIFLLMKKYKVHFLFVFSLIIALSEFILAIKMDVLISTLSSGKNEKFFFIAGMLVILCIIIGKLKSVLGKKIEMKEKECCQLISDDLIKNIEKIPFRKFEDDGEGGWITLLLSDVNTLSAVVSYVSVSLLSGIVSFVSAMFFGFFTSPVLFFFTLILCSISILIPKYAGKKIEKTYVQRQEEQENMQTVLLQVFNSKILLNVFKNEKFGTALFKEKYEKFTEEHLGNMKAEWKMVSLGIGTGLLCDVITLIFSLYLISRGFLTIGQFMGFNILNQNIVWIFHSMPSLYSDWLRGKISAERISEFLNIPSKEKLMKENKEKEDIYEKSSGNILKLEDIVFRYDENSSDILDKINFEINLEDKDKILVTGESGCGKSTLIKILSGLYEPVSGMFKIDNTDIGENGRSIAYVPQQTELFSLSLKDNLTLGRKINEDNFNRILKLTGVKNIADNLPDGLETEITGRKDINLSAGQIQKIGLARALLSTDVKLLLMDEPVANLDIQSEREISDILKNLEYSVIAVSHRNEIFKEYMKVYRMENGKIERIFG, from the coding sequence ATGAAAAATAATGAATATTTTAAAATGATATTTTTATTAATGAAAAAATATAAAGTTCATTTTTTGTTTGTATTTTCTCTAATAATAGCGTTATCTGAGTTTATTCTGGCTATAAAAATGGACGTACTGATATCAACTTTAAGTTCTGGAAAAAATGAAAAATTTTTTTTCATCGCCGGAATGCTTGTGATTTTGTGTATAATAATAGGGAAATTAAAATCGGTACTTGGAAAAAAGATTGAGATGAAAGAAAAGGAATGTTGTCAGTTAATTTCAGATGATTTAATAAAAAATATAGAGAAAATACCTTTTAGAAAATTTGAAGATGATGGAGAAGGTGGCTGGATAACATTACTATTATCAGATGTAAATACTTTGTCAGCAGTAGTTTCATATGTATCAGTTTCGCTTCTTTCAGGGATTGTTTCCTTTGTTTCAGCCATGTTTTTTGGATTTTTTACGTCACCTGTACTGTTTTTCTTTACACTTATATTATGTTCAATATCAATACTAATTCCAAAATATGCAGGTAAAAAAATTGAGAAGACATATGTTCAAAGACAGGAAGAACAGGAAAATATGCAGACTGTTCTTTTACAGGTATTTAATAGCAAAATTTTACTGAATGTGTTTAAAAATGAAAAATTTGGAACAGCTCTGTTTAAAGAAAAATATGAAAAATTTACAGAAGAACATTTGGGAAATATGAAAGCTGAATGGAAAATGGTAAGTCTAGGAATAGGAACAGGATTACTGTGTGATGTCATAACTTTGATTTTTAGCTTGTATCTGATTAGCAGAGGTTTTTTAACAATAGGTCAGTTTATGGGCTTTAATATATTGAATCAGAATATTGTGTGGATATTTCATAGCATGCCTTCACTTTATAGTGACTGGTTAAGAGGAAAAATTTCAGCTGAGAGAATTTCAGAGTTCCTGAATATTCCGAGTAAAGAAAAATTAATGAAAGAAAACAAAGAAAAAGAGGATATTTATGAAAAATCATCAGGAAATATTCTGAAACTGGAAGATATAGTGTTCAGATATGATGAAAACAGTTCCGATATTTTAGATAAAATAAATTTTGAAATAAATTTAGAGGATAAGGACAAAATACTTGTTACAGGTGAAAGTGGTTGTGGAAAAAGTACTTTAATAAAGATTTTAAGCGGTTTATATGAGCCTGTGTCAGGAATGTTTAAAATTGATAATACAGATATAGGGGAAAATGGAAGAAGTATAGCGTATGTTCCCCAACAGACAGAATTATTTTCACTTTCATTGAAAGATAATTTGACATTAGGAAGAAAAATTAATGAAGATAATTTTAATAGAATATTGAAGTTAACCGGTGTAAAAAATATAGCAGATAATTTGCCAGATGGACTGGAAACAGAAATTACAGGAAGAAAAGATATAAATCTTTCTGCAGGTCAGATACAGAAAATAGGATTGGCAAGGGCTCTGCTGTCAACTGATGTCAAATTACTTCTTATGGATGAACCGGTTGCAAATTTGGATATTCAAAGTGAAAGGGAAATTTCAGATATTCTAAAAAATCTTGAATATTCCGTTATTGCAGTGTCACATAGAAATGAAATTTTTAAGGAATATATGAAAGTATACAGAATGGAAAATGGGAAGATAGAAAGAATATTTGGATAG